From Pyrenophora tritici-repentis strain M4 chromosome 1, whole genome shotgun sequence, the proteins below share one genomic window:
- a CDS encoding NAD dependent epimerase-dehydratase family protein gives MPNVLILGGSGYLGTAIAQALLRSGNYAVWGTARSAAKAIQLRANEVTPVETVDLGDPQTLVKAIDAYHIDAVIDASSAYEQGADVLKAIISAATARAEALAKDNAVGPKLAFLYTSGVWIHGSPSRRLSDLTPPGTSLSPGKSATAVAWRPAHEQAILAARDVLDVAILRPATIYGRSSWVFSTWWDPLLAAAQSGSRDAIKIPADKGARTGVVHVEDLAVAYLSTLSLIHGQLGSWPVFDLVTENLSIVDMLEAAKAALGVEAELKYEGTHGNPFLEALSLVANNDSSRAKLVLGWVPKKVDFVPNMAVYVEAWRTTEEMKPKA, from the exons ATGCCCAACGTTCTTATCCTCGGCGGCTCTGGATATCTCGGCACGGCCATTGCCCAGGCACTCCTCCGCTCGGGCAACTATGCTGTGTGGGGGACGGCCCGCTCCGCCGCCAAGGCCATACAGCTCCGCGCCAACGAAGTGACGCCTGTTGAGACGGTCGATCTCGGTGACCCGCAGACGCTTGTCAAGGCCATAGACGCGTACCACATTGACGCCGTCATCGACGCTTCGTCGGCATACGAGCAGGGAGCGGATGTGCTGAAAGCCATCATTTCAGCAGCAACGGCGCGCGCAGAAGCTCTTGCCAAGGACAATGCCGTCGGCCCCAAGCTCGCCTTTCTCTACACTTCGGGGGTGTGGATCCATGGTTCGCCGTCGCGTCGTCTCAGCGACCTG ACGCCCCCAGGCACTTCGCTCTCGCCTGGCAAGTCCGCTACGGCTGTCGCTTGGCGTCCCGCTCATGAGCAAGCCATCTTGGCCGCTCGCGACGTTCTCGATGTTGCCATCCTTCGTCCGGCTACCATCTACGGCCGCAGCTCCTGGGTGTTTAGTACGTGGTGGGACCCTTTGCTAGCGGCCGCCCAGAGTGGTTCACGTGACGCCATCAAGATCCCTGCAGATAAGGGTGCACGAACGGGTGTTGTGCACGTCGAAGACTTGGCTGTGGCGTACCTGAGCACTCTTAGCCTCATTCATGGCCAGCTGGGATCCTGGCCCGTGTTCGACCTCGTAACAGAGAATCTGTCCATCGTCGACATGCTCGAGGCAGCCAAGGCGGCCCTGGGTGTCGAGGCGGAGCTTAAGTATGAGGGTACCCACGGCAACCCCTTCTTGGAGGCGTTGAGCCTGGTTGCCAATAATGACTCCAGCCGTGCGAAGCTGGTGCTGGGATGGGTGCCCAAAAAGGTTGATTTCGTGCCCAATATGGCTGTGTACGTGGAGGCTTGGAGGACCACCGAGGAGATGAAGCCCAAGGCTTGA
- a CDS encoding UbiH, 2-polyprenyl-6-methoxyphenol hydroxylase and related FAD-dependent oxidoreductase has protein sequence MQPLSKADKAETLTLTGRADGLQPRAVEHLHAWGLSSEFTEEGPLLSSTVLFRNGVKLVHDAMPCDSRYRGSHIITQGQIEKIYIRNLRRHDVLVERGVVAEGIHVQKTTEQDMAARPVSVTLRDIQTGTTENVRAKYLVGADGAASATREMMGIPFDGLTTDCYRAIMDCQFKTDFPYILGFWHVVLHQSLKEIGADFQKA, from the coding sequence ATGCAACCACTAAGCAAAGCAGACAAAGCCGAGACACTGACCCTCACAGGACGCGCAGATGGCCTCCAGCCACGTGCCGTTGAACACCTTCACGCATGGGGCCTCTCTTCTGAATTTACCGAAGAAGGTCCACTATTGAGCTCCACCGTCCTCTTCCGCAACGGGGTTAAGCTCGTCCACGACGCCATGCCGTGCGACTCGCGCTATCGCGGCAGCCACATCATCACGCAGGGCCAGATTGAAAAGATTTACATCAGGAATCTGCGCAGACATGATGTGCTTGTCGAACGGGGCGTTGTAGCAGAGGGTATTCATGTGCAGAAAACGACTGAGCAAGATATGGCTGCTCGGCCGGTTTCCGTTACGTTGCGCGATATTCAAACGGGGACCACGGAGAATGTTCGAGCGAAGTACCTTGTTGGGGCTGATGGAGCGGCGAGCGCGACGAGGGAGATGATGGGAATTCCGTTTGATGGATTGACTACGGATTGCTATCGGGCAATCATGGACTGTCAGTTCAAAACGGACTTCCCATATATCCTGGGATTCTGGCACGTGGTTCTCCATCAGTCGTTGAAAGAGATTGGGGCTGACTTTCAAAAAGCATAA
- a CDS encoding MFS transporter, with the protein MPLGILQDNKLEHVPGTAPLSELGRVDLEVSTDIDRGLLKHDPTGKIVLVPQPSDSPNDPYNWPRWQKEMFTVVIAYGCGCVGAVGPLLTPAFVPLAEQFNVPLQRFTLGCNGSCIVAISVGSLVCNTLAVKVGKRPIYLVTTLGLAVSSFWAAESKSFVSLAAARAIQGFCMAPFEALIPASVGDIWHVHERGFRMAIFNLGVLGGINLASPIAGSIIQYGSYRIAMHAMGGAFVLMLLLIILFMPESAFHRHNVINIDTSARTLDTDAMEKEKSVEHIEDGPSRYSTSSEPRDPYIKTLMPWSGYWDHVSFWRTLLRPFVVIASPVVIWATLLFTICISWLVLISITLSQIFSAPPYSFSVSAVGATNVSSFVASLLATLVAGPIIDGVAKLMSRRNNGTFEPEFRLPVMITYLIFTATGFFAWGQSLHNRDPWPIPVIVCMGLINLGVQLGTTAVVTYVSDCHREQSAEAFAIMNFIKNMFAFGLTFYANDWIAVQGVRDTFFIIGGTTIAVTLATIPMYIYGKRARSWVKRYNILDSVLKAR; encoded by the exons ATGCCTCTAGGAATTCTCCAGGACAACAAACTCGAACATGTACCAGGAACCGCCCCCTTGAGCGAACTGGGTCGTGTTGATTTAGAGGTTTCTACGGACATTGATCGCGGATTGCTCAAGCATGATCCCACGGGGAAGATTGTACTTGTACCGCAACCCTCTGATTCACCCAACGATCCGTATAACTGGCCAAGATGGCAGAAGGAAATG TTCACCGTTGTCATTGCCTACGGGTGTGGCTGTGTAGGAG CCGTGGGCCCGCTACTGACACCGGCTTTTGTACCCTTGGCCGAGCAGTTCAACGTCCCGTTGCAGAGATTCACACTTG GATGCAATGGATCTTGCATTGTTGCTATCTCGGTGGGCAGTCTTGTTTGCAATACTCTCGCAGTCAAAGTCGGAAAGCGACCGATTTATCTCGTGACCACGCTGGGTCTAGCAGTGTCGAGCTTTTGGGCTGCGGAATCGAAGAGTTTTGTTTCGTTGGCTGCGGCGAGGGCTATTCAGGGCTTCTGCATGG CGCCGTTTGAAGCACTGATACCAGCTTCTGTTGGAGATATCTGGCATGTACATGAACGAGGATTTCGCATGGCAATTTTCAATCTTGGCGTTCTAGGAGGAATT AACCTAGCCAGCCCAATTG CCGGATCCATCATACAGTACGGATCTTACCGAATTGCCATGCACGCAATGGGTGGCGCTTTCGTGCTCATGCTCCTACTCATCATTCTCTTCATGCCGGAATCAGCCTTCCACCGCCACAACGTCATCAACATCGACACGAGTGCCCGAACCCTGGATACCGATGCAATGGAGAAGGAAAAATCTGTGGAGCATATTGAAGACGGCCCATCACGCTATTCCACCTCATCGGAACCTCGCGACCCATATATCAAGACGCTCATGCCCTGGTCCGGCTATTGGGACCACGTATCCTTCTGGCGAACCCTACTGCGCCCGTTTGTGGTGATTGCAAGTCCCGTAGTCATTTGGGCCACGCTACTATTCACTATTTGTATCTCCTGGCTCGTCTTGATCTCCATCACGCTTTCGCAAATCTTCTCCGCTCCGCCATACAGTTTCTCTGTCAGTGCGGTTGGCGCAACGAATGTTTCATCGTTTGTAGCATCACTGCTGGCCACTCTGGTAGCCGGGCCAATTATCGATGGCGTAGCAAAGCTAATGTCAAGACGTAACAATGGTACTTTTG AACCTGAGTTCCGCCTCCCGGTCATGATAACTTACCTCATTTTCACGGCTACCGGCTTCTTCGCATGGGGTCAGTCGCTTCATAACAGGGACCCTTGGCCGATCCCCGTTATTGTGTGTATGGGCCTGATCAACCTTGGCGTACAGCTTGGTACCACCGCTGTGGTAACTTACGTCTCGGACTGTCATCGTGAGCAGAGTGCAGAAGCCTTTGCTATCATGAACTTTATTAAGAACATG TTCGCTTTTGGTTTGACATTCTACGCAAACGACTGGATTGCGGTGCAGGGAGTACGAGACACGTTCTTCATTATTGGTGGAACCACCATCGCTGTGACGTTGGCGACGATTCCAATGTACATCTACGGGAAGCGTGCGAGAAGTTGGGTCAAGAGATACAACATACTTGACAGCGTTTTGAAGGCTAGGTAG
- a CDS encoding LeuB, Isocitrate-isopropylmalate dehydrogenase, with protein MGADGIGPEVINAGVEVLKKLAQLDGTFKLQFEEYDWSSETYKKNGQYIPDGGLEQLKKHDAILFGAVGAPDVPDHISLWGLRLAICQTFQQYANVRPTKIFRGTSSPLRNAEHGDLDWVIVRENSEGEYAGQGGRSHRGQPWETATEVSIFTRHGVERLIRFAFETAQRRLRKHITIVTKSNAQRNGMVMWDEIAAEVAKDFPDVKNDKMLVDAMTCRMVLDPKSLDTIVATNLHADILSDLAAALAGSIGIAPTSNLDPTRKNPSMFEPIHGSAFDITGKGIANPVGTFWTASEMLAWLGEEEAAKKLMESVETITERGISTRDLGGKASTKEVTDAVCDELERIYDGAGVGK; from the exons ATGGGAGCCGATGGTATCGGTCCGGAGGTCATTAACGCAGGTGTCGAGGTATTGAAAAAGTTGGCTCAATTGGATGGCACTTTCAAGCTACAATTCGAGGAATATGACTGGAGTTCTGAAACATACAAGAAAAATGGACAGTATATTCCGGATGGTGGGTTGGAGCAACTCAAAAAGCACGATGCAATTCTCTTTGGTGCCGTTGGCGCGCCAG ACGTACCGGATCATATCTCTCTTTGGGGCTTACGACTAGCTATCTGTCAAACCTTCCAACAGTATGCCAACGTCCGTCCCACAAAAATCTTCCGTGGAACGTCTTCGCCTTTGCGCAACGCTGAGCACGGCGACTTGGACTGGGTTATTGTGCGCGAGAACTCCGAAGGTGAGTATGCTGGCCAGGGAGGTCGATCCCACCGAGGTCAGCCATGGGAAACTGCGACTGAAGTATCCATCTTCACACGCCATGGTGTGGAACGGCTGATCCGCTTCGCGTTTGAAACAGCACAACGGAGGCTAAGAAAGCACATCACAATTGTTACTAAAAGTAATGCGCAACGCAACGGCATGGTTATGTGGGATGAGATTGCTGCTGAGGTGGCTAAGGACTTTCCTGATGTGAAGAACGACAAGATGCTCGTGGACGCTATGACATGTAGAATGGTGCTGGACCCCAAGTCGTTGGATACCATTGTGGCGACGAACTTG CACGCGGACATATTGTCTGATCTTGCGGCTGCCTTGGCTGGCTCCATTGGTATCGCTCCCACCAGCAACC TCGATCCCACTCGCAAGAATCCGTCCATGTTCGAACCAATCCATGGTTCAGCATTTGATATTACCGGAAAAGGCATTGCAAACCCAGTAGGAACCTTCTGGACAGCATCTGAGATGCTAGCATGGCtaggcgaagaagaagctgcGAAGAAATTGATGGAGAGCGTCGAAACGATCACAGAGCGCGGAATTTCAACGCGCGATCTAGGGGGGAAAGCATCGACAAAAGAAGTCACTGATGCAGTCTGTGATGAGCTAGAGAGGATATACGACGGTGCTGGCGTGGGGAAGTGA
- a CDS encoding UbiH, 2-polyprenyl-6-methoxyphenol hydroxylase and related FAD-dependent oxidoreductase — MAPWKVEFASAMSWFAVWRVNERVARAFSTPDQRIHIGGDAVHVHSVLGAFGLNSSIYDAANLSWKLGLSIQGAARPGILLPTYDSERRLFAIRVIRISGVYLRFICNMNQPLAQLRGLGEELEVHQEDLPVLDGTTEADKRFLHSFFGRNQHFLLGVEDPIVESAICPPDSPSSTNKGITLLTSLRNEVRVPNPRVCFGLASSGYLYDAMLGVARFHILVFVSDMQTVVRAHLIRFAKNAFASVGFYGRFGGSQRFNILLVTKALP; from the exons ATGGCACCATGGAAAGTTGAGTTTGCTTCTGCGATGAGTTGGTTCGCAGTGTGGAGAG TCAACGAGCGAGTAGCCCGCGCCTTCTCCACCCCAGACCAGAGAATTCATATTGGTGGAGACGCAGT TCACGTGCACAGTGTGCTCGGCGCATTCGGTCTAAACTCCTCCATATACGATGCCGCAAACCTGAGCTGGAAACTTGGGCTCAGCATCCAAGGTGCAGCTCGCCCAGGGATACTCCTTCCCACGTACGATTCCGAGCGGCGACTGTTCGCCATCCGCGTCATCCGCATCTCAGGTGTTTATCTCCGCTTTATCTGCAACATGAACCAGCCACTTGCCCAACTCCGCGGCCTTggagaagagctggaagTTCACCAGGAAGATCTTCCAGTTCTAGATGGTACCACCGAAGCAGACAAGCGCTTTCTGCATTCCTTCTTCGGTCGCAACCAACACTTCCTGCTTGGTGTCGAAGATCCCATCGTTGAGTCTGCAATATGCCCGCCGGACAGTCCCTCTTCCACCAACAAAGGCATCACACTACTTACGAGTCTGCGCAATGAGGTCCGCGTGCCCAATCCCCGTGTTTGTTTCGGCCTCGCATCTAGTGGCTACCTCTACGATGCCATGCTCGGCGTCGCCCGCTTCCACATCCTTGTTTTCGTATCAGATATGCAAACGGTCGTGCGTGCCCACCTCATCCGTTTCGCTAAAAATGCTTTCGCTTCTGTGGGTTTCTATGGGCGCTTTGGGGGAAGTCAACGTTTCAACATACTGCTCGTCACTAAAGCGCTACCGTGA